The sequence TTGATTTCTACTGGCCAGGCATCATTACCAAACACCACAATATCCAAAGTGTCTTTGGGATACCTTGTGGTAATGAGTTCGCTTAAAGCCATAGCGACTTTTTTAGCAGGTGTGATCCTGTCTTCACCATAAAGTATCATAGAATGGGAAATATCGATCATTAGCACAGTAGATGTTTGTGCCTTAAAATCAGTCTCCCTTATCTGTAGGTCATCTTCCCGAAGATTGAATGCCTCAATACCATGATTTATCTGTGCATTCCGGATACTTTCGGTAAAATCGATCTGTTCCAGCATATCGCCAAAACGGAAAGGCCGGGACTCCGGATTTAATTCGTCCCCTAATCCAGGTTTGAAAGACTGGTGGTTGCCCTGTTTGCTTTTCTTGAGTTTCCCAAAGATTTCTTCCAGTGATTTTCGCCGGATACCCTGTTCGGTCTTTGGCGTGATTTTAATACTGCCATTGGCCGGATCTTCATCAATATATCCTTTAGCCTTTAAATCATCAATAAAATCCCCCATTCCATAATCCGGGTTGGTGAGTTCATACTCCCGATCGAGCTGGTTTAGCCATTTCATGGCTTCCCCCACATCACCATTGGTATAGGTTAACAGTTGCAGGAAAATTTCCAGCAACTGGTCGAAAGCTGTTTTACCAGAATCATTGGGATTAAACCCTGTAAAAAGATACCCCTTCATAGTTGATCTACTCCTCTTTATCAAATTACGACGAAATGCTTATAAGGAATAACAAAAAAAAGGGCATCCGGTTCGTTAATGGGAAAGGCCAGGTACACAAACGGTTTCCCGTGATGTACCTGGCCTTTGCTGATAAGGAAAAGCTTATTTCTTTCCACTGTCGGCCGGTTCCTGAACCGGTGACAAACTTTCGGGGGAAGGTTGGATAATGCTTCCGCCTTTATAGTTTTTGTCGAGCATATCGAGCATTTGCATCAATTGTTGTGTGCCGGAAATTTCTGAACGCATTGCTTCTTGTTTCCTTTCGGGTAACTGGCTGTAATATTTGATCTGCTGCTCAAAATCCTTGTGCAATTCTTTTGAGACCCGGTCAGCCAAATCCTTGTGGCCAGCTTTATAAGCGGCTTCCAGGAATTTGAAGTTGAAATAATTGTGTTGGTTGTTTTTACTCACCATCGCATATGGCATATTTACTTCCAAAATCCCTTTATCGGCCATATCCAGTAATTGTTTGGCTTCATCTTTACGGTTCAGGTCGGCAAGGCTGGCTGCGCCATCCGCATAAGCTGCCCGGATACTATTCAGGTGCAACCTGTTTTGCTCATCAAAATAAACACCTTTTATATCCGCACTGCCAAAACCAAATTTGGTACGCAACTTATCAACCATCCAATCTGTATTAAAGCCAGTATTATTGGCTACAGGTACCAGCCGATACGTCATCCCATCTTTCCGGACATAATTGGCAAAGCCCAACTCAGAAGCGGTGTAAGGTGCGGTAAAGCAAATGGGACGTTTCCATTTGTTTGCTGCTATAATGTTCAGTATGGCAAGATCATTCTTTAATAAAGTGCTTTTGTTTTCAGGTATAACAACCGGTACCTGACTTAACACACTATCATCTTTATTGACTGTTCCATTACCGCGCACCAGACTTTCATCAACACCCAGGATGAATTTTTTTGCCGGCAGGTAGTTGATTGTTTCGCCACCCTGCAGGGCAACTTTAAAGGCCGGATCCTCACTTCCTACTACATTTTTCATCACATCATAGAGGTCATAGAACTTCTCCTGGTTAACATCCGGTCGCGGATTATAAACAATGTAATCACGGTTACGGCCCCTGATCTGTTCTTCAGACCAGATAACATCTATTGGTGCACTTTCATTGATTTTGTACCTGAGTTGGTTAATATACCAGTCGATACCCAGTAAACTGTTGTTGATTACACGGATATCCGGACGAATATTTTCAACTTCCTGCGCATACCATAAGGGATAGGTATCGTTATCGCCATAGGTGAATAAAATTGCGTTAGGTGGACAGCTTTCGAGGTAATCTTTAGCCAGGTCGCGGGCCAGCACTTTTTTACTGCGATCATGGTCATCCCATTCCTGTGAACCCATAATGACGGGTACAGCAAGTAAACACAGGAAGGCGGCACCATAATTAGAAATTGGTTCGGAAGCCTTTCGCATGAGCCATTCCCTCACCTGTAAAACGCCTAAACCAATCCAGATGGCAAAAGCATAGAATGAACCCACATAAGCATAATCACGCTCCCTGGGCTGGTTACCCGCCTGGTTCAGGTATAAAACGATGGCGATACCTGTAAAGAAGAACAGCAGTCCAACCACCAGGAAATCGCGCCTCTTGGCAAAATATTGGTACATCGCGCCGAATATGCCCAAAATCATAGGCAGGAAGAACAATTTATTATGTGCCTTATTGTTCTTGATACTATCAGGTAACGCATCCTGGTTACCCAGACGAACATTATCAATCGGAGATATCCCACTTATCCAGTTGCCATCACGGGCATTACCCGGACCAAAGCCCTGGATATCATTCTGTTTTCCGGCAAAATTCCACATGAAATACCGCCAATACATCCAGTTCATCTGGTAATTGAAAAAGAAATTGATATTGTCACCCATATTAGGTTTTTCACCATCAGCCAATCCCAGCCAATCCTTATAGAAATTAGCATGGCCCTGGTCGTTGCTGGCGTCCCAGACACGGGGAAAGATCATTTTATCTTCAGCTGCGTAAACCGGTTTGATATCATACCCAACTTCCTCATAAGATTTTTCACCTTTACTGTACTTCATTGAAGTTTGTTCGTAATCAGTAGGGGAAGCCGTAAAAACCTGTCCATATAATAGCGGAAAATCGCCATATTGATCCCGCCCAAGATATCCCACCAATGAGTTGGGGTTATCAACATTATACATGTCCACAGCCGGATTGGCATTGGAACGGATCATAGTAGTGATATAACTGGAATACCCCAATAACATGAAGATCACGCACCATATACCCAGGCGTAAAAAGTTCCAGTGGTTCTTTTTGGCCAATGAAAGGCCAAACCATAATAGAACAGACAATAACACAAAAAAGAAAATAAAGCCAGAAAAGAAAGGCATGCCAAAATTGTTCACAAAACGGATATCAAACCAACCTGCCAGTTTTACCGTCCATTGGATAACGGCAACCTGAACAAATCCTGTGATCAGGCAGCCAATAATAAATGCCCGGAAAGTACCCCATGGAGTGGGCTCGTATCTTTTGAAATAATAGACCATTACGATTGCCGGGATGGTCAAAAGGTTCAGCAGGTGAACGCCAATGGAAAGACCCATCATAAAAAAGATAAAGACAATCCATTTATCGGCACCCGGCTTATCAGCGTTATGTTCCCATTTCAGAATAGCCCAGAATACAAGAGCCGTAAATAATGATGATAAGGCATAAACTTCACCTTCCACGGCACTGAACCAGAAAGAATCACTGAAGGTATATGCAAGAGCACCTACCACACCGGCACTCATCGCCGCAAATGTCTGCTGACCGGTTAATGCGGCACTGCCATTTCCGACTAATTTTTTAGCAAAATGGGTAATGGTCCAGAAAAGGAAAAGAATGGTAAAACCACTGCTAAGGGCGCTCATGATATTTATGGCTCTGGCTGGATTGCCTGCGCCAAAAAGCACAATAAACAGACGGCCCAAAATCACAAACAGGGGGGCACCTGGTGGGTGCGGCACCTGAAGTTTATATACGCTGGAAATAAATTCACCACAATCCCATAAACTGGCAGTGGCTTCCATTGTCAACAGGTACACCGAACAGGCTATGGCGCAAACCACCCAGCCGACAATGTTGTTCACTTTGTTAAAATTCATAAATCGTTGGTTTAGAAAAGGCGAGGCAAATATAAGAATCTGGCGTTCCTAATCGAAGGCGGAGGGGTAAATTATGCAAATAAGATCTTAACAGTTTGATAAAATAGGCGATTTTGAAGGTAGGCATTCTGGGCTTGTTCCAGGTAACCTTGCAACCCAAATAACCCGGCTGCATTGCCTTTATTGATCGCAATTTCAAGGTAACCGGCCGAATTGAAGAGGGCCAGTTTTTCCCCTTCGGGCACATCGGCATAGGTTTCTGAGATTTTTTCGATCACTTCGTCACGCTTAAAAACGATCGAAAACCGTCGACCTTTCCGTTGGGCTTCAAATTGTTCCCTGGTAATATTCACAATTACATTCTCAAAATTATCAATATAGATGATTTGCCCTTCTATCCAGGTATCGCTTAGTAAGGGTTTCAGCGGATTCTTTTCAAGGTAAACCACATCAGGTTCGCCAATTGACGTGAGTCTTTCCCCCCGGCTGATAGCTGCTATTGCATTTCCAAAAACGCCGGCACAATATAAAGTGCTGCGGATCGCCATTTTATCGCATGGCAGGCCAATCACCATTTCCGGCCTTTCTTCCAGGATCATGCCCAGCAACCCGTTATCAGCACAAAGAATATACTGGTTTTGGTGGAAAGCCAGGATCAGCTGGTCAGGTTTTTGTTCAAACAGGTTCACCATCACCAGGTGGAATGTGAATTCGGGAAAATGTCGGATGGCGTTCCGGCAGATATAAGCGGCCTGAGGATAATTGAACGGACTGATCTGGTGAGTAATATCAATAATGGTAAATCCCGGATCGATCTGAAGCAGCTGGCCTTTAATAGCCGCTGCCAGGTAATCCTGGTTGCCAATATCTGAGGTTAAGGTGAGTAATGACATGAATGCTTGGGTGCAAATGTACTATTTCACCAATTTGCCATCCTTGAAAAAAAAGTTGTGCGTCAGTTTATCGGCCCATGCCGGGAAAAACTTATTCATGAACACGGTTCGTTTACCCGTAAAGGTTAGTACCTCACTGCGTTTTCTTTTTTCAATAGCATGGAGGATATGTTCAGCACATTCGGCTGCAGGCATCATTTTTTCTTCATCCATGGGTGTTTTTCCATGTGACCTGGCAGTTGCATCCAGGGCTGCATTCCTGATATTGGAAGCAGTAAAGCCAGGTGATACCCACATCACATGTACTTCCTTTTCCAGCAATTCTGTGCGCAATGCCTCCAGCCATCCCTGTAAAGCAAATTTTGAAGCGGAATAAGCACTTCTTCCCGGTAGTCCCCGGTAGCCTGCAATGGAAGAAATCCCTAATATCACCCCCTGCCGGCGAATCAGCGAAGGAAGGGCATATTTGGTACAATAAACACTGCCAAAAAAGTTTACATCCATTACTTTCCGGAAGACTTCAGTATCTGCTTCTTCAAACAATGCACGCATGGATATCCCGGCATTATTAATCAATATATCAATATCTCCAAAAGTCTCAATCGTAGACTCAATAAATTTCCGGCATTCCGATTCCTTACTTACATCTGCAACCACAGTGTGCAACATGACATTGGTATATTCCATCTGGAGATTGTACAACTTGTCATAGTTTCGTCCGCAAGTCGCAACTTTTGCACCAAGTGGGATCAATGCATCGATCAGCGCTTTGCCGATACCTTCACTACCGCCGGTGATGGCAATTACTTTATTGGTAAAGAAAGAAGACATAATGGGTAAACAAAATTATTACGCAAACCTACCCAAAAAAGATGGTTGAAGGATAAGGTGTGCCGGAATTTGGAAAAAGAACAGGATGGCCTTTTTTTAAAAAAAGCCGTAAAAAATTTGGGAACAAATGTTTTATCCTTATTTTTGCACTCCCAAAACGAAATAGTTACCTGTTTCGTAGTGTTTTTGAAGATCTGGTAGCTCAGTTGGTAGAGCAATACACTTTTAATGTATGGGCCCTGGGTTCGAGTCCCAGCCGGATCACAAGTTTAAAAATAGCCTGTTGAATTTCAACAGGCTATTTTTATGGGTTTGATGAAGGTTATTGGTTACAACTAAAGTTTTCTTGCCGCCTGGCATCAAGCTTGTTTTGGTATCGATTGTTCCAGGCCCATTTTGGAGTACCCGGTGTGTATAAGGATGGATACAATTATAAAGCGGCAACAAATAATTAAGTTGAAATTGCCGGACTTTACCTGTCAATTACAATTCCCTGTGAGCATAATTGCAGGCACTTAATTTCTTTTTTTAGGAGGTGGCACTGCAGGTGCAGTAAATGGTTTTGTTTTCAGTAAGTTTTTGTTTCAACTATGGCCCGTTCCAGTTGAGCATCTTTACCTCTGGCCAATGTTACTAAATCTTCAGTTACTTCTATATCAGGATCCACACCGTGCCCTTTTTAAGCAAGGTGCCATCCGTATTGTAAATTTTACGGTGCATGGCATTACAAATCTTCATGGTGCCGGGGCTTCCTGTAATACAACTGCGGCAGCACCGAATCCGACCCTAACCTGTATTGCATTAAGTTTAAGGCTTTCGGACAAAATAAAATCTATTATGAATAATTTTTAAACCAGGCTTTATACATAGATTTTCCTGTTTTGCAGAAAAACCACTGTCCTTAAATAGTCCTTATAGTTCTGTGGTCTATTAATGGCAGCAGCATTAAGGATGTCTTATAAACGGAATGTTTCTAAATTCTCTTTATACCATGGGCTTTCCAGCATATCAGCCTGTGATTTATAACAGGCAATAACTTATTGTGAAAGAATTAAACCTCCCTGCTAAACCCAAAGGTGTATCTACATCAAGAACAAATGTTGGTATTTATTTCATCATGATGGTTTAAGGAAATACTGCCAGTAAGGTAAAACTTTCCTATGTTTCATTTTGTCGTACTTCAGGCTAATATTATAGGTTTCGTATCTATGATTAACTGCTGAACTGCCTTCTGGGAAATGATTACAGCAGTTTTGTGGTATCCGTATTGTGCCATAGACGGAGGTATAGCGATGACGAAATCAAGCTTGTCCGCTGACAGAATTTAGTTTAAAGTAATATCCTCAATGCAATATCCAAACTTTGGTCCCTGTTAAAATGTGCCGTGCCCAGGTGGTTATACTTATCTTTTGGTCAAGAAAAAAATATTGTCTGATACCAATTATGTTACCAGCCTCCTTAACTGCATTCTTGTGGATGCTTGGAATTTCTTAACTGCCGATAGTTGAATCTGTCGGGTTTAAGCAATAAAAGACCGATCCTGATTCTGATCCATTGAAATCGCCTTGTCCACTTGTGATCAAGGCAAGTGCAAAGGTTCCATGTTGAATGACAGCAGGCATTTGAAAGACTGTTTGTGCCGGATAATAGAAAAAATTCTGGTTTAAGGATTAAGATTTACAATTGTACATTTCAGGAAATCATGCATTAAAAACCCTGGTCAGGGAAAGCAATCGCTCTACATCCTGCTGGTTGCAAAGTGCTGTACCAGCATTCAGGCACGCAGCCGTTCCGCAGGCCACTGCATAACGGATTGTATCTTCAAATGATTTGCCTAGGTTTAAGCTGATAACCAGGCCAGCTACCATGCTATCTCCGGCACCAACGGTACCTTTAATTTTAACAGCTGGTGGGATAGCCCTGAACACCTTGTCTTTAGTGACCAGCATGGCTCCGGTGGAACCGATTGAAACAACCATCATTTCACAATACCCATTAGCGATCACCTCTCTTGCCACGGATTCAATTTGTTCAAGGTGGATTTCATTTCGACCAGCCAGCATACTCAACTCTGAAAGATTGGGTTTTAACAGGAAAACGCCACAATCTTTCAACTGTAATAAAGCCTCCCTGGAAGTATCGACAATCAGCCTTGCTTTTTTTTGCCTGGCAATTCCAGCAATCTGATGGAATATATCAATTGGGACCCCGGGTGGAAGACTACCGCTAACAATTATATAGGATGGATCTTTTATACTATCAATCGCATTTAGGCATGCTTGCCACTCACCAGGCAGTAATTCAATACCTGGCATTATAAAGCGGTACTGAAGGTTGGTGGCCTCATTAAGTACGTTCAGATTCACCCTCATCTCATATTTGCTTTCAATCACAATAACAGGAACATGTTCTGTGGCTAGTATACTGCTGAATTGAGCACCGGTACATCCGCCCGCCGGGTAAATGGCAGTGGCTGAATAGCCAAGTTTATTGATGGCCCTCGCAATATTAATACCACCACCTCCAGGCTCAAGTATGGGTTCAGTGCAATGCAATTTCTTTTCAGGAAGCAATACTGGAACCGTAACACTTTTGTCGATACATGGACTAAACGTTATTGTAACCAGGTTTGGCATGGATGATATTTTCAATGCCTTTTACAATGGCATCTGGGTTAAATGAAATACTATTAATGCCCTGTTCTACCAGGAATTGCGCAAATTCAGGATAATCACTTGGTGCCTGCCCGCATAAACCGATTTTCACACCTGCTTTAATCGCTTTTTGTATAACTATGGCGATCATCTCCTTAACTGCTGCGTTTTGCTCTGAAAACAGACTGCTGATAAGTGCCGAGTCACGGTCAATACCTAAAACTAATTGGGTGAGGTCATTAGACCCGATGGAAAATCCATCAAATATTTTAGCAAATTCTTCAGCAAGAATAACATTGGATGGAATTTCGGCCATCACATATATTTCCAATTTTTTGTCCAGGTTCCTGTCAAGCCCATTTTTTTGCATTTCCGCAATCACCTTGTTTCCCTCTTCAATAGTGCGGCAGAAAGGAATCATCACTTTAATATTATAAAACCCCATTTCATTCCTAACCCTTTTGATGGCTTCGCATTCCAGTTGGAATCCTTCCCGGTAAAGTTCATTATAATATCGTGAAGCCCCCCTGAAACCCAGCATCGGATTTTCTTCTTTCGGCTCAAAATCTTTCCCACCAACCAGGTTGGCGTATTCATTTGTTTTAAAATCACTCATCCTTACAATGACTGTTTTTGGGAAAAATGCTGCTGCAAAACTGGCAATACCCTGTGCTAACTTGTCGACAAAATATTCTTTTTTATCTGGATATAGCCGTGTCAGGTTGTCAATTTTTGTAATGACCTCTTTGTCTTTTAATGCTGAAAATTTAACCAGTGCCATTGGGTGCACTTGCACCGCATGGGTTATAATAAATTCCATGCGCAGCAAACCAATGCCATCATTTGGATAAAAAGATAGTTTGAAAGCCTGGTCCGGATCGCCGGCAATCAGCATTACTTCCATGCTCTTTGGTTTTTTCGTAGTTGTAAAATCAAGCGCTGTCTCAATGTGTTTTAACTGGCCCCGGTAGACAAATCCGGTCTTCCCTTCAGCGCAGGATACAGTTATCATTTCCCCGTCCTTTATTGCGTTGGTTGCATCACTGCATCCCACTACTGCCGGTACACCAAGTTCCCGCGCAACTATTGATGCATGGCTGGTTCTTCCTCCTTTATTGGTAATTATTCCCCCCGCATTTTTTAAGATCGGGTCCCAGTCGGGGCTGGTGATATCGGTTACCACAATATCACCTTTACGAAGCTTGAATGCATCTTTGGGAGATGATAGTACCCGGGCCGTTCCATGCGCTATTTTTGTCCCAATGGCATTGCCCTTGGTCAGCAGGGTTCCTTTTTCTACCAATTTATATTCTTGTATTAGGTATGGATTCTTCAGGGAATGAACTGTTTCTGGCCGGGCCTGTACAATAAATAGTTCATTGGTCAATCCGTCTTTAGCCCATTCGATGTCCATTGGCTTCTGGTAATGTTCTTCAATTAGCACACACCATTTTCCTAAACGGGTTACCTCTTCATTACTTAATACAAATTCATCTTTTTTCTCAATAGGGGTTGGGATGTTAATGGTAGTATTCAGGTGTTCATCTAATGGTTGGTAGATCATTGTTCTGGCTTTCTCTCCCAGTTTTTTCTGGATAATGGCAGATTTTCCTGCCTTTAATGTGGGCTTGAATACGTAAAATTCATCTGGTGTTACTGCACCCTGCACAATATTTTCTCCTAAACCCCAAACGCCGCTGATTAATACTATATCCCTAAACCCAGATTCTGGTTCCAGTGTAAAAGCTACACCAGCAGCTGCAATATCACTCCTGACCATTTTCTGGACGCCGACTGACAGAGCAACTTTTTCGTGTTGAAACCCATTATCTTCTCGGTACTTTATGGCCCTGTCTGTATACAGAGAAGCATAACACATTTGGATAGCCCGTAGCAAAGCCTCTTCACCAGTAATATTTAGATAAGATTCATGTTGCCCGGCAAAACTTGCCTGTGGAAGATCTTCTGCAGTTGCACTGCTCCTGACGGCAACGGAAATGGGAGTCTGACCTGACAAGAACTGGTAGGCATTTCTTACAGCCAGTGTAAATGAAGGAGAAAACTTCCCACTTAATATTAATCCACGCGCCTTTTCTCCGATAAGTTGTAAGTTAGAAAACTGTTCGTGATCTAATTGCGTCATTAATTGGCGAAGCTGAAGATGTAAAGAGTTATTCTCCAGGAATTCTTCAAAAGCAATTGAGGTTGTGGCGAAACCATCCGGAACAGCTATTCCTTTCGCCCCCAACTTAGTAAACATTTCGCCCAAGGATGCATTCTTGCCACCAACGGATGGAATATCTGCTATACCAATGGCGGCAAATTGCTTAATATATTCTTTCATAGCATCATCATCTGTTTTAATAGTATTGTATCAGGGCAATTTGGCCATACTGTCCCAAACTGCCCGCATCCACAAATTCAACGTCACCGCCATCCTGCAGTATCTTTTCAATCAGGTCATCTACGACATCGTGGATACAGGAATTTTTGTTGAATGGCGCAATAGGAATTTTTACATTTTTATCTTTTACAGATGGATACATATAGTTTTTTTCCACAATCAGTTTCCTTCCTTTATGTAAAGCGGCCTGAGCATAAACTTCCTTAATACCAAGAGCCAGTTTTCCATCATTTGCTGCCTTTTCCATCTGCCGTAAAAGTTCAGTCATCTTTAACCTTTTCCAATCTGCTATAAAAGGCGTAAGTGCCAGTTTCAGGGTGTGTTCAGAAGCATCATCAAAATTACCATGAACATAGTCAATTATCGCCGATGTGTTTTTTGTCAATGCTTTAAAGTATCCAGCCACTTTCGGCACTCCCAATACAAAAACCGGTAAGGGGTAAGACTGTAAGATGTACGTTAAGCCTTCATCGGTCTGGTGTAAGAACTTTTTCAGTAATATTTCTTTCCGGGCTGCCGGATCTGAAAAATTGCTGGTTCTTTCCGGTTCATCATGATCAAATGCCTCTATGTGATCCGGAACATTCGATTTTATGCGGATAAAAGTGGATGAATTACCAATGAAAACTTTAGAGCAACGGCCGCTGATTTGTAAAACCAGGTATTTGTGTAATTCCTTCTTGGCATACACCAGGTCCCGGATTTCAAAGGAATCGTTAACAATTATTTTTTCTTCCACAGGAATATCAAGGTACAATACTTTCTCAAATACCAGCGACAGGTAAATGGCCAGCGTTCTTTTGTGGGTATCAAAATTCAGGTGCGAAAAAATCGACCTGATCCTTTCTATCATTGGAACTGCTATGCCTTTTTCATATCGCTCCTGAATTCTGTGTGTTACTGTTTCTAACGCCTGTTTCAGGTGAATGTTTAATTCTGCCTTCGACATCATTTTGGGTTCAAATGGAAGGATCAGGGAAACTGCAGGTTTAGCTGGAATAGTTTCAATGACCTCGTCAATTTCAGCAGTTAAATTTTTTAACATAGCCA comes from Flavihumibacter fluvii and encodes:
- the ppsA gene encoding phosphoenolpyruvate synthase yields the protein MKEYIKQFAAIGIADIPSVGGKNASLGEMFTKLGAKGIAVPDGFATTSIAFEEFLENNSLHLQLRQLMTQLDHEQFSNLQLIGEKARGLILSGKFSPSFTLAVRNAYQFLSGQTPISVAVRSSATAEDLPQASFAGQHESYLNITGEEALLRAIQMCYASLYTDRAIKYREDNGFQHEKVALSVGVQKMVRSDIAAAGVAFTLEPESGFRDIVLISGVWGLGENIVQGAVTPDEFYVFKPTLKAGKSAIIQKKLGEKARTMIYQPLDEHLNTTINIPTPIEKKDEFVLSNEEVTRLGKWCVLIEEHYQKPMDIEWAKDGLTNELFIVQARPETVHSLKNPYLIQEYKLVEKGTLLTKGNAIGTKIAHGTARVLSSPKDAFKLRKGDIVVTDITSPDWDPILKNAGGIITNKGGRTSHASIVARELGVPAVVGCSDATNAIKDGEMITVSCAEGKTGFVYRGQLKHIETALDFTTTKKPKSMEVMLIAGDPDQAFKLSFYPNDGIGLLRMEFIITHAVQVHPMALVKFSALKDKEVITKIDNLTRLYPDKKEYFVDKLAQGIASFAAAFFPKTVIVRMSDFKTNEYANLVGGKDFEPKEENPMLGFRGASRYYNELYREGFQLECEAIKRVRNEMGFYNIKVMIPFCRTIEEGNKVIAEMQKNGLDRNLDKKLEIYVMAEIPSNVILAEEFAKIFDGFSIGSNDLTQLVLGIDRDSALISSLFSEQNAAVKEMIAIVIQKAIKAGVKIGLCGQAPSDYPEFAQFLVEQGINSISFNPDAIVKGIENIIHAKPGYNNV
- a CDS encoding SDR family oxidoreductase, giving the protein MSSFFTNKVIAITGGSEGIGKALIDALIPLGAKVATCGRNYDKLYNLQMEYTNVMLHTVVADVSKESECRKFIESTIETFGDIDILINNAGISMRALFEEADTEVFRKVMDVNFFGSVYCTKYALPSLIRRQGVILGISSIAGYRGLPGRSAYSASKFALQGWLEALRTELLEKEVHVMWVSPGFTASNIRNAALDATARSHGKTPMDEEKMMPAAECAEHILHAIEKRKRSEVLTFTGKRTVFMNKFFPAWADKLTHNFFFKDGKLVK
- a CDS encoding glycosyltransferase family 117 protein, which encodes MNFNKVNNIVGWVVCAIACSVYLLTMEATASLWDCGEFISSVYKLQVPHPPGAPLFVILGRLFIVLFGAGNPARAINIMSALSSGFTILFLFWTITHFAKKLVGNGSAALTGQQTFAAMSAGVVGALAYTFSDSFWFSAVEGEVYALSSLFTALVFWAILKWEHNADKPGADKWIVFIFFMMGLSIGVHLLNLLTIPAIVMVYYFKRYEPTPWGTFRAFIIGCLITGFVQVAVIQWTVKLAGWFDIRFVNNFGMPFFSGFIFFFVLLSVLLWFGLSLAKKNHWNFLRLGIWCVIFMLLGYSSYITTMIRSNANPAVDMYNVDNPNSLVGYLGRDQYGDFPLLYGQVFTASPTDYEQTSMKYSKGEKSYEEVGYDIKPVYAAEDKMIFPRVWDASNDQGHANFYKDWLGLADGEKPNMGDNINFFFNYQMNWMYWRYFMWNFAGKQNDIQGFGPGNARDGNWISGISPIDNVRLGNQDALPDSIKNNKAHNKLFFLPMILGIFGAMYQYFAKRRDFLVVGLLFFFTGIAIVLYLNQAGNQPRERDYAYVGSFYAFAIWIGLGVLQVREWLMRKASEPISNYGAAFLCLLAVPVIMGSQEWDDHDRSKKVLARDLAKDYLESCPPNAILFTYGDNDTYPLWYAQEVENIRPDIRVINNSLLGIDWYINQLRYKINESAPIDVIWSEEQIRGRNRDYIVYNPRPDVNQEKFYDLYDVMKNVVGSEDPAFKVALQGGETINYLPAKKFILGVDESLVRGNGTVNKDDSVLSQVPVVIPENKSTLLKNDLAILNIIAANKWKRPICFTAPYTASELGFANYVRKDGMTYRLVPVANNTGFNTDWMVDKLRTKFGFGSADIKGVYFDEQNRLHLNSIRAAYADGAASLADLNRKDEAKQLLDMADKGILEVNMPYAMVSKNNQHNYFNFKFLEAAYKAGHKDLADRVSKELHKDFEQQIKYYSQLPERKQEAMRSEISGTQQLMQMLDMLDKNYKGGSIIQPSPESLSPVQEPADSGKK
- a CDS encoding vWA domain-containing protein, translated to MKGYLFTGFNPNDSGKTAFDQLLEIFLQLLTYTNGDVGEAMKWLNQLDREYELTNPDYGMGDFIDDLKAKGYIDEDPANGSIKITPKTEQGIRRKSLEEIFGKLKKSKQGNHQSFKPGLGDELNPESRPFRFGDMLEQIDFTESIRNAQINHGIEAFNLREDDLQIRETDFKAQTSTVLMIDISHSMILYGEDRITPAKKVAMALSELITTRYPKDTLDIVVFGNDAWPVEIKDLPYLQVGPYHTNTVAGLELAMDLLRRRRNPNKQIFMITDGKPTCLKIGKRYYKNSFGLDRKITTRCLNLAAQCKKLKIPITTFMIASDPYLQRFVNEFTETNQGKAYFASLDHLGAFIFKDFESGKRKTLY
- a CDS encoding SAM hydrolase/SAM-dependent halogenase family protein, encoding MSLLTLTSDIGNQDYLAAAIKGQLLQIDPGFTIIDITHQISPFNYPQAAYICRNAIRHFPEFTFHLVMVNLFEQKPDQLILAFHQNQYILCADNGLLGMILEERPEMVIGLPCDKMAIRSTLYCAGVFGNAIAAISRGERLTSIGEPDVVYLEKNPLKPLLSDTWIEGQIIYIDNFENVIVNITREQFEAQRKGRRFSIVFKRDEVIEKISETYADVPEGEKLALFNSAGYLEIAINKGNAAGLFGLQGYLEQAQNAYLQNRLFYQTVKILFA
- a CDS encoding 1-phosphofructokinase family hexose kinase; this translates as MPNLVTITFSPCIDKSVTVPVLLPEKKLHCTEPILEPGGGGINIARAINKLGYSATAIYPAGGCTGAQFSSILATEHVPVIVIESKYEMRVNLNVLNEATNLQYRFIMPGIELLPGEWQACLNAIDSIKDPSYIIVSGSLPPGVPIDIFHQIAGIARQKKARLIVDTSREALLQLKDCGVFLLKPNLSELSMLAGRNEIHLEQIESVAREVIANGYCEMMVVSIGSTGAMLVTKDKVFRAIPPAVKIKGTVGAGDSMVAGLVISLNLGKSFEDTIRYAVACGTAACLNAGTALCNQQDVERLLSLTRVFNA